The Pseudanabaena sp. FACHB-2040 genomic sequence CCATCGTGAGCAGAACCGAGAAAGTGTTTTGAATAGAGGTAGTTTTTGTGTTCACTTTGTTATCTCCATTGTGCTTAGAGGTATTACTCGTCTGAGCCTTTATGCTGCCTTTGGCAACCCAGGAAACTTTGTTGACTAACGAGACCACCGACGACCCTCCCGATCGCTCTGGGAAACGGGTTCGGATGCCTCGTCGCGTTTGAACCCCTTGTAGGCGATCGCCAGGAATATGGGAATTATCACCAGCACCGATAGCGCCACGTAGGTAGCATGGAACTCGCTGACGATAAACAGGGCCGGCGTGGACACGACGGTTCCGGCAGCGTTCACCACGAGAAAGCCGAAGATGTTATTGGCGAAGTGTGCGCCGATGGCCAGTTCGGTCGTTCCGTCCACCAGCGAGACGACCGCCAACACCAGACCCCCACCAACGAAGTAGTATAAAAAGCTCGTGAGCCAGCCACCCGCGCGCGCCTCCGGGTTTAAGAGATGCGGCACGGCGAAGACCACCGTCGACACAAGCGCCAGAAAGATGCGGTTGGCCCAGATGCGGCTCGCGCCCTGCACGATGTACCCGCGAAAGAACAGTTCCTCGGTGGTGGTCTGGAGCGCGGTCAGGATCAGGGCAATCGGCACGAAGCGCGCGAATGCTGCCAGGTCAGGGGCGAAGGAGAAGGTGTCTGGATAGAACAGATACTGCCCCATCCCCCCTACCAGACACAGCGGGATGAACCACGCCACGAACCCCTGGCCGATGCGGCTCCAGCGTACTCGCTCCTGCGCCGTAATGAGCGTCCGGGGATGGCGGCGGTGGATAAGGGACACGGCAATGAGGACTCCCGCAAGGAAAAATGGGAAACCTGCCATGAGCACCAGGAAGCCCCTCACGGAACCGATCGCGGAGAAATCCTGCTGTGTGTACGCCGCAAGTCCCTCCTGTCCAGCGATCGCGAACGCGACCAGTGCGCTGGCAGCGCTCCCGACAACCAGCTGCGCAACGAGGATGACCACCAGCCCCAGAAGGTACCGCCACCCCCGATACTTACCCCACCCGGCAGCTTCCACGTAAGTCGTGTCTTTCACTTCCGTTCCGATTCCCTGCTTTCCTTTGGTTGCTTTGATCCTCATCTTTGTCTCCTTGACTCGTACATGTATGTAGTCGTGCATGTAGTACTTGGGTCTGGTTGCTAGTTGCCGTTGCTATTGTTTTCAAGGTTCAATAGGATCACCGACGATCCCACTGGTGGTCACGCGGACGGCATAAATCATGCGCCCGATCGGGAGACTTTGTTTGGTGTGATCCGCTCCAAGAAAGCGGCAGAGGCTTTTCCGACTCCCGCGAATAGTTAGAACGCGAATAGTTGGAAAACACTTTAGACGTGATGATTAACGTCTAGATTGTCTTTGCTTTAGCTAACTTGAGTGTAGTAAGTTTAAACACTCAACTTCTTTTAGATTCTTATGGTGATTTATCAAATTCTTACAGCGCTAGCGAATCTGTTTTGGAGTCATTCCAGTCAGACGCTTAAATTGTTGCGTCAGATGGCTTTGACTAGAGAAGCCGACTTGTAGGGCGATATCTGCGATCGCCAAATCTGTTTTCTTCAACATCAATTTCGCCTTCTCGACTCGCTGTTGAATTACATACTGGTGTGGTGAAATCCCCGTTGCCTGTTTAAACAAACTAGCAAAGTACGTGGGGCTGATGTTAACAACACTGGCCAGTTTTGCCAGGGATAACTCTCGATTCAGGTAGGTGTGAATGTAATCGATCGCCTGCTCCAACTGGATACGAGTGAAGCTGTTGTTTTGGGATGCGATCGGTTGCGTTAGGGTCGAATAGTGTCGTAGTAAATGAATCACCAGAATTTGAGTGAGTGATTCGACATATAATTGCCCCATCATTCCACCCGAGCGCAGCTCAGCGAACATCAGCATGCCAATCTGATGAAGTTGTAAATCTTGCTGGCCGAAACTATGCACAAGCTCGAACCGGTTTGAATCAATATCAGAGGCTTCAGCCACTTTTTGAATCAATTTTGGCTTTAAGCAAATGTGTAGCGGAGTGCAGATGACACCACTTTTATCTCTACACCAGTAGCTTGGTTGTCCAGCCGGGACAAAGAGATTGTCCCCTTCATTAAGGATTGACTCATGCAGGCGATCGTCCCGTTTCTGAATTAAAGGAGCGGGATTTCCTATATGTAAGTTGAGCCAATGCTCTGAGAGGGCTGGGAGTTCCACCTCAAAAGCTGAAACAGGGCTTTGACACTCTCAACGAAAACATCATTCCAGTTCATTTGCTGACTGGAGAACATCAGTTTTTTATTGAACTGTCGGCTGAGTTCTAGCGAGTTGAGAGGGCCGCTGCTCATAGAGTTTGCTCTCACCGATTGTTTGCAGTTACAAAACAAACACTTTTCAGCCCAGTCGTGGCGCAGCAAAAGCATTCATCAGTCAGGAACACAAAATAGTGATTGACATACGAGGTACAAGCCAACGATCAAGGCTTCTATCCTTAGTCAGGTTTTGCCGACGCAGCCAGGAGCCGATCATTCAGCAGAAGTGTTCCCGGCTATTAATTCTATGCCGTCGATTTCATGGGCTTGTACTGAATAGGATTGTTTCAGCAACTCAGCGACTTCTTGCGCGATCGCAATCAGAGCATAATTAACGCTAGCATCATGGAGAGAATCAGTCTGAGGTATACTCCCATGCTCAAAATCATTCTTGCGTTGTAATCTTGAATGCGTCATAGGCTCATTCTCAATAAACTTCTTAGTGCATAGCACTCTAGGTGGGCAATACCAGCACTTCGTGGATTGCCGTTGCTGCATTTCCGCCTGTTTGGGTTCCACCACCAAACACAAAGATTCGGTTGCCGATTGCCGATGCTCCCAATCCATGTCGTGGAGTTGGCAAGGGCGGCAATGCCTCCCAACCGTCGGTTTCCGGGTCGTATACCCAACTTTCGGCGAAAACCTTCTGCTCTGGAACCCATTGTTCGCCGCCAAACACGTAAAGCTTGCCGTTGAGTGCGGTTGCAGCCAGACCCCCTTGGGCTTGAGGTATGGGCGCTCGCGTTACCCAACGATCAAGCTCTGGATCGTAGACCTCAAGATTTGGCACATTCACCTGCTGCGTCGTGCCGTCAGCATTCCTGACAAAATTGCGACCGCCCACCACATAGATCTTGCGATCAATGACAGCCGCCGCTGCACTATTTCGCGCTGTTGGAGCATCGGCACGTGCTGTCCAACGCCCTATCGTCGGGTCAAAGACTTCGTTTCGCACACTGGCAATGTGGTCATTGAACAGACGCGCGTCGTCAGTGGCTCGAACACGCCCACCAATCAGGTATATCTTGTCATCGACCACTGCGGATACGCCCTCTGCACGAGCCGCTGGCAGGTCAGTCCCTCCAGTCCAAGTATTAGAGGCAGGATCGTAGATAAACATTGTTGGCTGTGCCCGCCAGTCTGGAAATCCGCCTGTGAAACCGCCCACACCATAGAGCAAGCCATTGACTGCCGATAGCGTGATGTGATGTCGGGCTTCAGGAAGCGGTCTCAAGACTGTCCATGTATCGTTGACCGAATCATAAGACTCAAAATGGGCTGAGAACCCGGTATTTGGGCTGAGTAAACCGCCGACCACGTAAATCTTTCCATTCAAAACTTCTGGATATAGCTCTTGCCGAGCGACTGTTGGCGGCGCAGCTTCAGTCCAATAGGGTAACTGGTTTTGTGCTTGAGTGAGCACGGGCGAACCTAACGCTATGAGCGAAAAGACCAACAGCGGCAGGAAAATCAAACCTCTAAATCTACGCAACATGATACAGACTCCATCTCAACCGATCGGACGTGGATTTGGCATGCGAACCAACCCGCTAAAATTCTTGCCAGGATACCAGGGCGTTTGTAGAAGATTGTCGTCCAGTCGCACCGAAAACTACATACACAAAATTTTCCTCGTGACTCCATGATGTATCTACATCACCTGGCTAATCGGGCGGACAATCACTTCATTGACATCAACATCGTCCGGCTGAGACACAGCGTATAAAACAGCTCTGGCGATCGCCTCTGAGGAAAGTGCAGTTTTGCGAAATTCTTTTAACAAGCCTTTGGATGACTCATCGGTGATATCAGAGCCAAGTTCGGTGTCAACGACACCCGGAGATATGGTAGTGACGCGAACATTTTGTGATTCCTGCCGCAGTCCTTCAGAAATTGCCCAAACCGCATACTTGGTTGCACAATAAACTGCCGCAGTGGGTCCTACCACATGGGCACCAATGGACGCAGTGTTGATGATTTGCCCACCACCTTGCGCTTCCATAATCGGTAGCCCTGCCGCGATGCCATTCAATACGCCCCGGATGTTCACATTAACCATATTGTCCCATTCCTCAACTTTCAGGGCATTCATCGGGGATAGGGGCATCACGCCTGCATTGTTGAAAATGACATCGACGCGACCAAATTTGTCTTTGGCAAACTCAAAAAATGCTTTCACATCTTCGCGATCGGTGACATCGATCGCTTTAAATTCTGCTGTACCGCCCTGGTTATGAATCTCCTCAACAATCTTCTTTAGTTTTTCCGTACGCCGTGCCCCCAGAACTACCTTTGCACCATATTCGGCAAGTAATTTAGCAGTGGCTTCCCCAATGCCGCTACTAGCTCCGGTGATGACGATGACTTTGTTTTTTACATTCAACATAGTGAGTTTTCCTTTTGCTTTAGTAAGTGTGAATTAAAGAAACATACCGCCAGAGACTTCAATTCTCTGAGCATTCACCCAGCGATTGTCTTCAGAAAGTAAAGATGCGATCGCACCCCCAATGTCATCGGGAAGATCAACTCGACCTAACGCGGTTTGCGAAGCGAGGAAGTTGTTGATTTCTGGATTGTCACGGACTGCACCGCCCGCAAAATCTGTTTCGATCGCGCCCGGAGCCACAACATTTACG encodes the following:
- a CDS encoding CPBP family intramembrane glutamic endopeptidase, with amino-acid sequence MRIKATKGKQGIGTEVKDTTYVEAAGWGKYRGWRYLLGLVVILVAQLVVGSAASALVAFAIAGQEGLAAYTQQDFSAIGSVRGFLVLMAGFPFFLAGVLIAVSLIHRRHPRTLITAQERVRWSRIGQGFVAWFIPLCLVGGMGQYLFYPDTFSFAPDLAAFARFVPIALILTALQTTTEELFFRGYIVQGASRIWANRIFLALVSTVVFAVPHLLNPEARAGGWLTSFLYYFVGGGLVLAVVSLVDGTTELAIGAHFANNIFGFLVVNAAGTVVSTPALFIVSEFHATYVALSVLVIIPIFLAIAYKGFKRDEASEPVSQSDREGRRWSR
- a CDS encoding AraC family transcriptional regulator; translated protein: MELPALSEHWLNLHIGNPAPLIQKRDDRLHESILNEGDNLFVPAGQPSYWCRDKSGVICTPLHICLKPKLIQKVAEASDIDSNRFELVHSFGQQDLQLHQIGMLMFAELRSGGMMGQLYVESLTQILVIHLLRHYSTLTQPIASQNNSFTRIQLEQAIDYIHTYLNRELSLAKLASVVNISPTYFASLFKQATGISPHQYVIQQRVEKAKLMLKKTDLAIADIALQVGFSSQSHLTQQFKRLTGMTPKQIR
- a CDS encoding kelch repeat-containing protein; protein product: MLRRFRGLIFLPLLVFSLIALGSPVLTQAQNQLPYWTEAAPPTVARQELYPEVLNGKIYVVGGLLSPNTGFSAHFESYDSVNDTWTVLRPLPEARHHITLSAVNGLLYGVGGFTGGFPDWRAQPTMFIYDPASNTWTGGTDLPAARAEGVSAVVDDKIYLIGGRVRATDDARLFNDHIASVRNEVFDPTIGRWTARADAPTARNSAAAAVIDRKIYVVGGRNFVRNADGTTQQVNVPNLEVYDPELDRWVTRAPIPQAQGGLAATALNGKLYVFGGEQWVPEQKVFAESWVYDPETDGWEALPPLPTPRHGLGASAIGNRIFVFGGGTQTGGNAATAIHEVLVLPT
- a CDS encoding SDR family oxidoreductase, with the translated sequence MLNVKNKVIVITGASSGIGEATAKLLAEYGAKVVLGARRTEKLKKIVEEIHNQGGTAEFKAIDVTDREDVKAFFEFAKDKFGRVDVIFNNAGVMPLSPMNALKVEEWDNMVNVNIRGVLNGIAAGLPIMEAQGGGQIINTASIGAHVVGPTAAVYCATKYAVWAISEGLRQESQNVRVTTISPGVVDTELGSDITDESSKGLLKEFRKTALSSEAIARAVLYAVSQPDDVDVNEVIVRPISQVM